One region of Pogona vitticeps strain Pit_001003342236 chromosome 1, PviZW2.1, whole genome shotgun sequence genomic DNA includes:
- the LOC110083007 gene encoding ropporin-1 isoform X2 encodes MARGETPPVRERPDRVPLSNYAELTPELLKVLHQRVGGRLIVHVDELAQMWKVLNLPTDLFDSVMNVGRFTEEIEWLKFLALACSSLGVTIAKTLKIICEVLSNENDSGPPRIPFSTFQFLYTYIAEVDGEISASHVSRMLNYIEQEIIGPDGLIKVTDFTQNPRVRLE; translated from the exons ATGGCCCGTGGAGAGACTCCTCCTGTAAGAGAACGGCCAGACCGAGTGCCTTTATCAAACTATGCAGAGCTTACTCCAGAGCTCTTGAAGGTCTTACATCAGCGA GTGGGTGGAAGGCTGATTGTCCACGTAGATGAACTGGCTCAAATGTGGAAGGTTCTCAATCTCCCAACAGATTTGTTTGACAGTGTCATGAACGTTGGCCGTTTTACTGAAGAAATTGAGTGGCTGAAGTTTTTAGCTTTGGCCTGCAGCTCTCTTGGAGTT ACTATTGCAAAAACTCTGAAGATAATATGTGAAGTTTTATCCAATGAGAATGACAGTGGACCCCCTCGCATCCCTTTCAGCACTTTCCAGTTTCTCTACACTTACATTGCAGAAGTGGATGGAGAGATCTCAGCATCTCATGTTAGCCGAATGCTGAACTACATTGAACAGGAGAT CATTGGGCCAGACGGCTTGATCAAGGTGACCGATTTTACCCAGAATCCTCGTGTCAGGCTGGAGTAG
- the LOC110083007 gene encoding ropporin-1 isoform X1, translating into MPQTDKQVCIPPELPDLLKQFTKAAIRSQPTDLIQWSSDYFSAMARGETPPVRERPDRVPLSNYAELTPELLKVLHQRVGGRLIVHVDELAQMWKVLNLPTDLFDSVMNVGRFTEEIEWLKFLALACSSLGVTIAKTLKIICEVLSNENDSGPPRIPFSTFQFLYTYIAEVDGEISASHVSRMLNYIEQEIIGPDGLIKVTDFTQNPRVRLE; encoded by the exons ATGccacagacagacaaacaagtaTGCATACCTCCAGAGCTTCCAGATTTGCTGAAGCAGTTTACAAAAGCTGCTATTCGGAGTCAGCCTACGGATCTGATCCAATGGTCTTCTGA TTATTTCAGTGCCATGGCCCGTGGAGAGACTCCTCCTGTAAGAGAACGGCCAGACCGAGTGCCTTTATCAAACTATGCAGAGCTTACTCCAGAGCTCTTGAAGGTCTTACATCAGCGA GTGGGTGGAAGGCTGATTGTCCACGTAGATGAACTGGCTCAAATGTGGAAGGTTCTCAATCTCCCAACAGATTTGTTTGACAGTGTCATGAACGTTGGCCGTTTTACTGAAGAAATTGAGTGGCTGAAGTTTTTAGCTTTGGCCTGCAGCTCTCTTGGAGTT ACTATTGCAAAAACTCTGAAGATAATATGTGAAGTTTTATCCAATGAGAATGACAGTGGACCCCCTCGCATCCCTTTCAGCACTTTCCAGTTTCTCTACACTTACATTGCAGAAGTGGATGGAGAGATCTCAGCATCTCATGTTAGCCGAATGCTGAACTACATTGAACAGGAGAT CATTGGGCCAGACGGCTTGATCAAGGTGACCGATTTTACCCAGAATCCTCGTGTCAGGCTGGAGTAG